The Aricia agestis chromosome 3, ilAriAges1.1, whole genome shotgun sequence genome includes the window ACGCAACACTGGTTCTATAAACTGTGAATCCCCAAAAAACCCACTGCAACAATAGACCTGCGGTAAATAAACCTCGgttcaatgatattatatgaaaaactcaaagagaATATCATTGCCTAGGTTGATATgcaataatatacaatgtgtaatgACGTAGGTATTCAAGGGTTTTAGGATTATGTCACCAAAACTGCGGTTATAGAtaaatattagaaatattaaatactagatgtgccgcgcggcttcgcccgcaataattaggaattttacggaaaccatacattttcccataaaaaatagctatactcccttcacgtgatctactctatatctgtgccaaatattgccataaaaattgctccagtagttcgtgagatactTAAAccttttctaatatttcccccgtttttcccacatttccctgagtttcttcggtcgtattaggcTTAGGTCCAATTTctccaacgtctgttagtgttaacagcttgttaaaatgtaatgtcttcatTAAAATGTAATCTTTCATCCATATGAAAaccgaaagaggtaacgtgatactaattcgagcattaactttaacagtcgttgatgaaattgggccttagcgtgataaaatatagccttactcgataaatgagctatctaacactgaaataagtttttaaaatatcggACCTGGCTACCATGTAGtaccgttcaagcaaacatactcttcaggcttataataagtattaagtaagtatagatttttttaattatcgcttgacaaactcgagtctcgatctaaaagactatgaaaagtacaaataaaggGTCATAATAACCGGCTCATAATCATAGGATGatgcatagtataatatggtagtgatgatgatgatgatgaatgtaatttgcatagtagcatatgctttccgttcttaaactaacgctgaaactcccaaacttgtagctataaagaatcaggagttctctcagcaccttccgaaccacggtataccaggtatatctcggtgcaaaatcttacttgttggtagcatatgcttagaatacttttcacgaaaccgaagtcaccacatgtttccctataaattttgaggagttccctcgattacttatggatccttcatcagatcaccacttttgtgaatataataccaaattgagatgataccttacataccaaaagaaaaatcttaaaaatcggtaacaaacggcagagtaatcgttgagcataaaaaaacgaacataacacctcccccattttgaaagtcggttaaaattgtaacctatgtgttattctgatgtttaagctatattattgtgaagtttcattaaaatccgttcagcagtttttgcgtgaaagagtaacaaacatccatacatccatattccatacatccaaacaaactttcgcctttataatattaaaagtaggattagtaggatagtaggaagtaggatgggAAATAGGATTAGTAGGACTACTTTTTAGTAATACATAtagtacagtgtgtaacaaaaactagtgataatactttagggtgtgtacatgttccttgtagagagttcactgtgaaagtgtagctctgaaagacgaacattttttttcacttttgtatgggcaagggcccgagcgtcacgagtttcctcatacaaaagtgaaaaaattttttggtctttcagcgctgctactttcacagtgaaatctccaTAAGGAACacatgtgtacgtgttccttgtacttaatactgtagggtgtgtaccctaaagtattatcacttgtttttgttacactctgtatacagtgtgtaacaaaaataagtaataatactttagggtgtgtatgtgttccttgtagagagttcactgtgaaagtagcagcgctgaaagacgaaattttatattatatatacaggctgtaacaaaaataagtgataatacacaccctaaagtattatcacttatttttgttacaccctgtatacaactTTCAGATTAGTTTAAGTAGTTAGTAAAttattcaatcgattttgatgatttttggTATGTACTATGGACTATGGAGTATGgacatagactaaggaaaatggtatggagatactttgagtctcgggaaaggacaagcgatactttttgtcccaaaaaatgtacggttcccgcacaataaacgtTTATGATTTTCTCCTAAACCATTCAATCTAGAAATTTGGTATAagtagagatactttgaggcccgggaaagatatattatattattttgtcccggaaaaatgtacggttcccacacaatatacttttatgatttgtgcGTAAACTGTTCAATCGATGTATGGGAACAACTAATAACTTAAGTCCACGAGGCCGAggtcgcgggcaaaagctagtaccAACTACCACAGTACAATATAGAAACTCGATCTCTCTTGAAAACACCCTCAATCTACGATTCTACCTGACACTTTTTGTACGCCCCCGTTCCAAATCCTCGCGGTATGCCCAGATGTGTATCATTGGATTCATTGGAAGAGTCAAGCCAAGTGCCAACAGATAAAGAGCTTTTGccttttactataatattttaggtaGTAGggccaataaattataaactataaaacGTATGGAAATAGATACGGTATTATGATATTCTTAATTTGATGACTTATTAGCTACTGTCTAGTTAATTTTCTTTAGATTTGCTAGGCgtagataaattataaaaacgCAGAATTAAATAgtgccatattatattttatacaaattcgTAATTTTTGGGCGACGCGTTTTCCAAAAAATATGCCTTTATTTATAAATAGCCATCAACATTGATAGCGGAATCCATTCACGCGCGTACACAAATACGTATCACGTGCGCGCGGCGCGCCCGCCAGTGGCGTCTGCGTGCACGCGCGGCGACCACGCGCCCCGAGAAATGCGGACTGTCCCGATAGCTTTTTCTTCTGTCTGGTACAAATATTTACTAGGAACATTTTGCTTATATTATCAAATGTTTAATCTCATTTGTCTAAACGTTAATAGATATTCTTATCCTACGTGGCTGTAAGCTCATTTTACAATCATCTTGGCGTCGCGTCGTGGCTCTTAGCTGATGTGAAAgattgtgttatgtgtataatatgtagaaATAAAATCAAAGGTCAAACTTATTTCTAGGATAGAAGCTTAAGACTAATTAAACCTTAATGTAAGTTAACATTATAACATTGTTATAATCTTAACTTACGTTAATGATtgaattaaatgtaaataatataaatatgatattatcaaaTGTTTAATCTCATTTGTCTTAACGTTATTAGATTATGTTTGTATTATGTGCGTATTCTTATCCTACATGGCTGTAGGCTGATTTTACAATAGTCTCGGCGTCGTGGCTCTTATCTGATGTGAAAGATTGTTTCtacgtagaaataaaattaaaggtcAAACTTATTTCTAGGATAAAAGTTTAATGTAAGGACTAATGAAACCTTAATGTAAGTTAACATTATAAGGATTGAAGGATTGAATTAAATGTAAATTTGTAATATAAAATGTGATGGGATGAAAACCATTTGAACTGTACAATATCGAAAATTGTTTATGACTAgtgcttatattattatgactttataataataatttatgatttattgtCCCTGCCTAAATTACTGATAATGAATGGATGCCCGTGAACCATGGCCTAATTACCCGTAAGTGTGCGGGAGTATGTCCGTATTACTTCATTATTTGGTGTCAcatctattttattttgaaacaagCGCGTGGCCGGCGCTTGCGCATGTATAAAACCGAGCGACACGAGTGATTCCGTTTAGTTCGGCGTTTATCGTCGTGTGATATAGACGTGTGTTGTGTGATTACAGAATGTGTGCTGCAATCGACATGCTGGCCTCCGAAATGTTCTTTGGCCGCAGCCCACCAGCCGGTTTCCTAAGCGACTACACGCCACAAGTCAGACGGCCAACAAAATTAACGTCCAGAGGATATTCAGCGCCGACGCTATCGCTGCTCAAACCTGTGCACTTGACGCTCTCGGCGGCGACGAGATCGTGTATTCGAATATCGAGTGATAAGAAGAAGAAAAATGTGGTTTTCGCCGATGATAGAGGCTTTGCATTGGAGCAGATCAGATTTATGACGGAACCATCGCACGTTCCGCCGTACTGGGCGTTGAAAATAGTACCAAGTCCACCGCTGGAGAGAAAGCCACCCCCTAAGGTGGTGGACCTTTGGGAGGCGACGTTTCCTCAACCCGCTTCAGATTATATTGGATTTAGAAGTAGAATAACAGAAAAATGTGTTTCATTAGAAAATGTGATAGTAAAACAAAACGAATGTGCCGTGGATGGAactgttaaagtaaaaaatctcGATTTCAATAAGGAGGTGTTCATTCGTTCTACTGCAGACGGCTGGAGAACTAACGAAGATACGTACTGCGCGTTCGTGGAGTCTGGACCGCCTTCTGCGAAAGGTGTTCCCACTTATGACACTTTTGGATTCCGTCTTCAACTGCCGATACACTCGAAGAGGTTAGATTTTTGTGTTTGCTTCCGGTGCAAAGGAGTCGAATACTGGGACAACAATAATGGAAATAACTACACGATATCTAAGTCTTCGGCGAGGGGTTCTTCGGCTATTTCCTGCGCAAGAATCAACTATGGGAACTCGTGGACGGCTCCTACCGACAGTGGGTCTACGCCATATTGGTGAACACTCATAGAAAAATCTTAGGTGTTCCATTTCTGAACAAGATGTGAGGTACGTTGGCACACATCTATTTAATGATATAGtactattttaatgaaatgccaATACTTGTACATCTGCAAATGAATATTTGTGATTTTTCCGAGCTTGAAAAGCTCAAGGTTTTGTCTAGTTgctgtataaaatatgttaaatagaaatattttgatGCATGCAGATAAGATCCGTTTTTGTTGGAATTTTTAGTAGCTTAGAAATTTACTCTAGCGACGACCAATTCAAGCACAATTTATATTTACATGTCTGATTGAATTGATGATAAGCTTAGGAATAAAATTTATGTTAAGAATATTTGTAAATAACGAAtagataagtaatataaaatcgATAATATGATGTCTGATAGTGAATTTAGTACGctgtttaatatttatgatgCTATATTGGATTTTAGAacatataactttaactttggtAGAAGTTAATGCTATATATAAATCTTCGAATTTGCAGACTATTTTCTAAGCAAAAagagaaatgtgaaaaaataaaatgaaactgGATGTTACAGAACATTTAATAAGAATTCATCAATGTTGCCTAAAGAAAGCTCGGTATGATTTAACATTCCATAAAGGTTAGCGTGTATTGAAATGAAGGTTGAGACAAGGTTACTTCCGATGTTATATAAATAAGGTTTGTCATAAATTACTGATGCGCGGTTCATGTTGTATGCGGTGTAAAATGAGTACCTATACGAGTTCctgtaccaaaaaaaaaaatgtgagtttatacctaatattattttgatcgaGTGTAGGCATGGGTGCTGAGTATCGTAAATTGCCAAGACAATAATTAAAGTCATGTAACAAAGGAAACTATTCAAATACAATTTCGACCAGACTCCAGacactcataaatcataatacaacTGCCATTACTTAATTTGTTCTTGTTACTGAGGTGACGGTGTAAGTGCTTATGGAACGTTTGATTTCATTGATTCCAAAGTCCGACTTTCTAAATATTGGCCGCCACCGGTGTTCACATACAGTCAATGTGAAATTGTATGAAGTACCATCATATAAATTTCAGTACACTTGAAtttgaaacttaaaaaaaactgaagttTACGAGTTATTGAAATCATAATGAActgtataatgattaatgaatcaTCGCGTTTGATAAGTGAACAATTTAGGGAAATACCAAAATTAAAATAGtgtgaaattatattttatatttacttacattGGCTATTGCCGACATAAGAACAGAGGTAAGGTAGGCATAATGCAAGCAATTAATAGGTACTTCTAGCACGCCTAGCGGCATTCGGCACTCATGATATCGTCGTGTTGGGTAATCAAAACGAACGTGTCCAAAAATCAATTGCCCTATCAGAGGTCACAGGTTCAACTTTAATAACGTGGTGAATAACAACGTTAACAACAAACATATTTGTTTGGGACCGCTGGGATTtacttgtttttaaaatataattgttataaataTAGAAAACGATAAGACAGCTTAAAGTTGATAGGTTAATGTAAAATGACTTATGTACGGTGACAGTTTGAAACATTTTAATATCAGCTAAACAAACACACTCAGTGTGAAAATATCCAGTTGAAAATTacctgcaaaatatttttttttgattttttttttacttttaacgtTAAGACATCATAAAACATTCAAGTTAGTATTTTATAGTAatcaaattgttattttgttaatataaaGTGGCTTCCGaacataaaaatcttataatattattgtattgtagctatcgttattattattattattgtaattaagtgATTGgacattgataatattatagatatactaAATTGTAGTaaagtaacaattattattttaaatctagACAGTACTTTGTAAATATAGTCTTAAAAATATACACATATTTTGAAATCGTATGTTACTATAGAAGATAAAACAACTGTAAAGCTGCTATTagatattatactcgacactaaTACGGATTacggtgtaagttgtaacaatgTTTTTAGCATTTTTCTTCATATTCCGTGAATTATGGTTGCCTCAATATCGTTAATCTgtcgattttaatttaaaaattaatgttgTTTTCGCTAACAATCGTACTCGTGAGTCAACTTCAAAGGATTCAATATGTGATGCTTTAGATGCTATGTACACGACACACGTACCTATTAATACCTATATAGCTGAACTTGTTTAggtaattgtatattatgtctacaATCGTATTTCAAGGCTTTCTTGAGGtcaaaataattgttaaagctgacaatatacttttatatagATTCCAATTATCGTCAGATTGGGTAAAGATCGAAAATAGAGTACTTTTTACaatcattataaaaaaaaatctcagtggccataaattatagttttaagaAAAATTGTAAGACTGCCCAAGTGtcgaatttattttcagtcattATTTTAAgaatgattttttatttatttcattattcttgtcttattaatatattatttttgtatgaattTTGAGTAAATGCTGTTTAATTAGCTGCAATAGTTTAAGTACTACAATTTTGTGACATCAAAATTGATAAGTACTCCGAAACCAGTGATGAGAATTAAGTTCTAGAGtgacattataaaataattttacctgTGAGTAATGTttaagtactaataataattagtacttaaACATTATTGATGAATgtatgaatttatttatttgttatcgttaatttatttttagaggTTTCTATGAAATATAAAGGTACGAAATGGGgttgtaaaatagtttttttttttactaaagaactgattacatacaatataaatttaagaattatatttttaattttatacaatgttaaTGATTGCGATGAATTGTAATTAATGTATAAATAATGATGACTGGTCGCTGTCTCGTTTTTTGTActgataaataaatttatttaaatagtagatattatttttttatttcccaACCTGTTTTATACCTCAAATTATTGATATTTACTTAAGTAGTACACGGacttaaaaaaagtacggacgtaaccttctctaatcacgagtgaagcctagttatggccgcccgtgtaggacgtgtgcgtgatatgagggttgccatataaatcataaatttccctactttttaaattttgtaaactcagacaagttaaatgtattttttatacttaaacatatttttatgtttttttcgcttcagaaatgtaagcggttgttaaagatgtcataatgaaaatattatttttatgacactatagatagaaaaaaaacacatgttacgtacagagaagtatattatttacataacataatgattatgtacaaacatttacagtaataaaattattactagctatttgaccgagctttgctcggtattcgataaaacacgaataaaatgacattttctaaaaataattcctagctaaacagatttatcgcccccgaaacctatatacgaaaagatataagatacttaagtcccgtaacccgttttatcaaacaatcaagtaatgttaaataaataatggcttgttaaatcagttaacggcctgttagagctatcgagagttctaccatgcgctaacgtcaaatcaaatcacctaacatggtgttaaatttattcctggtctagaggtccattcaatattttcattcctactaggtctcagtGACgttcgggtgactacaccaatagcaccttccctcccctactactgaaggaaatctaagacaacaattttatctatggacgcttcgcaccacgtcagtctgaccccgtgctaagtacctgaaggacttgtgttacgggtaccagacaacggaaatatatttaatactgttatactatacatatatttaagatttttattatatgatacacatatttaatacacacccgtgacccaggaactttgaaactttttgttccgtcggcaggattcgaacccgcgacccccggcttgagctaccgacagcccacccactgagccacagaggtcgtcaaacaacaattatatccacttttgtaaattaagaaattaataggggtgtagactatttttaggaaatatatttattttacagatgtaccatcaaggaagttgattcctatgcaattgacagaccaacgttatttggtcgaatacttatgtcaattcaatgttaattgtgatctgtcggctgggtttgacctaacgcaaccaaactacttatgtccacgatttgcataggaatcaacttctctgatagtacataagtattttgttacacctaaaaatatgtataaaaaataaatacactcttatttcaattaaaaaaaatcacttattaaatataaaaaatattataaagttattaagtaaaatatgtccattttcggtaattctttaatacaaactctcaaaaaaacaataatttgtattagatttcgtttactgtctacacccctattattgtattcctgcctaattactggtcaatagtatgctaaatacttacatgacactaataaaagacaataaaattaattatttgattatttaaaaataatttaaaattttccccggtttggggaaaatttccccactttgttatggacattactgacctgttgaagttgaattaatatttacattattttatcaaaatactttaaaaatatgttatcttacctatgaaatattattccttgatgttttttgtgtaaggtagtattgttcttgcaccattttacaacacaagatggcatatttatttttatttatgaatgacaaagacgtgtcaccgcgatgcagtctaattgcgtaatggcggtacgatcggcttattacagtgcgagtgtttgtgcaagatgtgtacatatgatcgcctgggcttattaagggtgcttcactcatttcttaatggcgatccgtccgtattttttttacgtccgtgaagTAGTACTACTAAGTAGAGACCTAACATCATTTTTTAAGCAATGATACTTGTCCCTGATTATGATATCGTCATAGTCCCCCTTTTTTGGCCACTAGGTGCCACTAGTCATTACCGTATTATTCGGCGGTTGAGGAAATTCGGTCTTTGGTTTTGTcatcttaaaataattaatcaatgTAACGTTTTGCTCAGTTTCTATGAATAGGCTAGTCAGGTCGGCAACTTTTTGAGTCGGAACTCGAAAGAGCCCTGccaattattttacaaaatatacataagtaaaaaatatttttaatcagtacgcatattttgtttttctcaATTCTCAgtaccatagagtaataaataggTCTCTGTCAGTACCAAAGAATGATAGGATGATAAATTACACCTAAAATCTTATGTTTCTTAtttaacagaaataaaaaaccTACCTCTATCGACCTCAAAGTCTAATGAATTAATCTATAAGTGGTGTTTGTAGGAAACATCAAGCAACGGTCAAGACTCTAGCGCTCAGGTTAAAACCGACACTGcccgaagaaaataagataaattaaTTGAGCTTTTATAGTTTATCAGAGGTTAGGTAGCCTTTCAGAACTGGAGTCTAGACACCTCCGAAActtcata containing:
- the LOC121725788 gene encoding protein phosphatase 1 regulatory subunit 3C; translated protein: MCAAIDMLASEMFFGRSPPAGFLSDYTPQVRRPTKLTSRGYSAPTLSLLKPVHLTLSAATRSCIRISSDKKKKNVVFADDRGFALEQIRFMTEPSHVPPYWALKIVPSPPLERKPPPKVVDLWEATFPQPASDYIGFRSRITEKCVSLENVIVKQNECAVDGTVKVKNLDFNKEVFIRSTADGWRTNEDTYCAFVESGPPSAKGVPTYDTFGFRLQLPIHSKRLDFCVCFRCKGVEYWDNNNGNNYTISKSSARGSSAISCARINYGNSWTAPTDSGSTPYW